A stretch of the Oenococcus sp. UCMA 16435 genome encodes the following:
- a CDS encoding LysM peptidoglycan-binding domain-containing protein: MTTKTVKNALLISTGAAAALAVGAVSANADTVAVKQGDSVWALAKEYDTSVSAIAKANKLSNPALILSGSSLNIPSSSSAATTTTSETASSASTTAATSISAENSDGTVTIASGDTLYGIAERYGVSVSTLIANNDGSTFIVAGQKLSLKATTTTSSAATATTSSAATTTTSSDAVSSVASSATSSTSVASSSVASSAASSTSVASSSVASSAASSQAPATSSSATQASSSTSSYSTVRTYATTSSTSAASKTTTSGVSSSYATTSSSTNTYTYGQCTWYVKNMLSWVPNGLGNAYQWASAAAAEGYTVNNTPAVGSVVVFQAGQAYAGSLGHVAVVTAVYSDGSIRISEGNYAGLATNTRTVTSASSYQYIHE; the protein is encoded by the coding sequence ATGACTACAAAAACTGTTAAAAATGCGCTTCTTATTTCTACCGGTGCTGCCGCTGCTCTTGCGGTTGGTGCTGTTTCTGCAAATGCCGATACTGTTGCTGTTAAGCAGGGTGATAGTGTTTGGGCTTTGGCTAAAGAGTACGATACGAGTGTTAGTGCGATCGCTAAGGCCAACAAATTATCAAATCCTGCTTTGATTTTAAGTGGTTCGAGCTTGAATATTCCTTCAAGTTCATCTGCTGCTACAACAACTACTAGTGAAACAGCTTCTTCAGCTTCTACAACAGCCGCTACAAGTATTTCTGCTGAAAATTCTGATGGAACTGTTACGATTGCTTCTGGTGATACCCTTTATGGAATTGCTGAACGTTATGGCGTTTCTGTTTCGACTTTAATTGCTAATAATGATGGATCAACATTTATTGTTGCCGGTCAGAAGCTTTCTTTGAAAGCTACTACAACTACCAGCAGTGCCGCAACAGCGACTACTAGTTCTGCCGCAACAACGACTACTTCATCTGATGCCGTATCTTCAGTTGCTTCTTCTGCAACTTCCAGCACTTCGGTTGCCAGCTCATCAGTTGCTTCTTCTGCAGCTTCCAGCACTTCGGTTGCCAGCTCATCAGTTGCTTCTTCTGCAGCTTCCAGCCAGGCACCAGCAACCAGTTCTTCTGCTACTCAAGCTTCAAGCAGTACTTCTTCGTACTCGACTGTTCGCACATATGCAACTACGTCATCAACGTCTGCAGCTTCGAAGACTACTACTAGTGGAGTTTCTTCTAGTTATGCAACGACTTCGTCTAGTACCAACACATACACTTATGGCCAATGCACTTGGTATGTTAAGAATATGCTTTCATGGGTTCCGAATGGATTAGGAAATGCCTATCAGTGGGCTTCTGCAGCTGCAGCTGAAGGTTATACCGTTAATAACACTCCAGCCGTTGGTTCGGTTGTCGTTTTCCAGGCTGGCCAAGCATATGCCGGTAGCTTAGGTCATGTTGCTGTTGTTACCGCTGTTTATAGTGATGGATCTATCCGTATTTCCGAAGGGAATTATGCTGGACTTGCAACAAACACTCGTACTGTTACATCTGCTTCAAGTTATCAATATATCCACGAGTAA
- a CDS encoding trypsin-like serine protease, which translates to MKNKDHIFKYFLIGLLSAIIGATVVLGCFYLFYLAPAQNKAAKSSSIAAGMTKVVNLTGTSSSQATKAYNKVKNAVVTVENYQKPSAEASDYFSEWFGSESGQSGSSSSSDSSSSSSSTEDELAAEGTGMIYETDGNYSYIVTNNHVIKGANEIEIIMANGTKVKAKLIGKNATKDVAVLRISSADVTSTATFVNSSDVEPGQQVLAIGSPLGSDYASSLTSGIVSAVNRQIDDDPIKLSAIQTDVALNAGNSGGPLINMAGEVIGINSMKISSTEDGSEDVEGMSFSIPSNTVVATIKSIVNSSSTSGN; encoded by the coding sequence ATGAAAAATAAAGACCATATTTTCAAGTATTTTTTAATTGGGCTGTTGAGCGCCATAATCGGAGCCACTGTTGTTTTGGGCTGTTTTTATCTATTTTATTTAGCACCGGCTCAAAATAAAGCTGCCAAAAGTTCGTCGATAGCAGCTGGTATGACAAAAGTTGTTAATTTGACCGGGACTTCAAGCTCACAAGCGACCAAGGCTTATAACAAAGTTAAAAATGCTGTTGTAACGGTTGAAAATTACCAAAAACCTTCTGCGGAAGCCAGTGATTATTTTTCTGAATGGTTTGGCAGCGAGTCTGGTCAAAGCGGCAGCAGCAGTAGTTCGGATTCTTCAAGCAGTTCTTCATCTACAGAGGACGAATTGGCAGCCGAGGGAACCGGAATGATTTACGAAACCGATGGCAACTATTCTTATATTGTGACAAATAATCATGTGATTAAAGGGGCTAACGAAATTGAGATCATAATGGCCAACGGAACTAAAGTTAAAGCGAAGCTGATCGGGAAGAATGCAACAAAAGATGTTGCTGTTTTAAGAATTAGTTCGGCTGATGTTACGTCGACGGCAACTTTTGTTAATTCCAGCGATGTTGAGCCTGGTCAGCAGGTCTTGGCAATCGGTTCGCCTTTGGGATCCGATTATGCAAGCTCTCTAACTTCTGGAATTGTTTCGGCAGTCAACCGCCAAATTGATGATGACCCAATTAAATTGTCGGCTATCCAGACTGACGTTGCTCTAAATGCTGGTAATTCAGGTGGACCTTTGATCAATATGGCCGGAGAAGTTATCGGCATAAATTCGATGAAAATCAGTTCGACCGAAGATGGTAGTGAGGATGTTGAGGGAATGAGTTTTTCGATTCCGTCCAATACGGTGGTCGCAACAATAAAGTCGATTGTCAATTCTTCTTCGACTTCGGGAAATTAA
- a CDS encoding guanylate kinase, translating to MENENRVIVITGASGAGKTSVARYLRAKYSVPRVITHTTREPREGEIDGVDYYFETKDSWNKNHFIEQVNYSGYKYGSSYEGLERAWAKSKQSNHPGIISLVVDTIGAITYKETLKDQAIIWFVTVSDVAGLRNRLIARGDNPKRVVERTSSNDFERDMHLPKKLENRATVIINDNWQLTQEGADKFVNKLFYM from the coding sequence ATGGAAAATGAAAATCGCGTAATCGTAATCACTGGCGCTTCCGGTGCCGGTAAGACATCAGTTGCCCGTTATCTTCGGGCTAAATACAGTGTTCCGCGTGTGATCACTCATACAACCCGCGAACCAAGGGAAGGGGAAATTGATGGCGTTGATTATTACTTTGAAACCAAAGACTCATGGAATAAGAACCACTTTATCGAACAGGTTAATTATTCCGGCTACAAATATGGTTCTTCTTATGAGGGGCTCGAGCGTGCTTGGGCTAAGTCAAAACAATCGAATCATCCGGGCATTATAAGCCTGGTGGTCGATACGATTGGAGCGATTACCTATAAGGAAACACTGAAGGATCAAGCAATTATCTGGTTTGTAACAGTTAGCGATGTTGCCGGTTTGAGAAACCGCCTTATTGCGCGTGGAGACAATCCAAAACGGGTTGTTGAACGAACCAGCTCAAATGATTTCGAACGCGATATGCACCTTCCTAAAAAACTTGAAAATCGGGCAACGGTCATTATTAATGATAATTGGCAGTTGACTCAAGAAGGGGCCGATAAATTTGTTAATAAACTATTTTATATGTAA
- a CDS encoding ABC-F family ATP-binding cassette domain-containing protein translates to MALLEVTGLTMAYADKKLYTDADFTLERGEHLGIVGQNGAGKSTLIKILTGKVLPIAGRIEWKKKIQIGYLDQYADIPSGMSLIDFLHTAYSDLYDKEKKMTDLYSKYAELVDDKLLERATRFQNELDAADFYSIDNNVEQVITGLGLDSIGRDHIISEMSGGQRAKIILAKLLLEGNDVIILDEPTNYLDVSHIKWLEGYLQNYDGAALIISHDFDFLNNVANVILDVSFNTLTKYRGNFDQAMRQKTEKTEQQLRAYNKQQEVIKKTKTFIQKNKARASTTGRAKSREKMLAHMDIIEPPQTNPKATFKFPYIESQSTDALKAERLVVGYDPKKPVLNPITFSMSSGDKIVFTGFNGAGKSTLIKTLLGVLPAISGKSKFSPSAKTNYFDQDLIWDDDKKTPLQIMQAAYPLEEQKQLRQRLGAAGINADNATKQMRLLSGGEQTKVKLALMELTPSNFLILDEPTNHLDEATKNSLKKAIQKFDGSLILVTHERSFYEGWIDKVIDIASMSNMQPGEVEE, encoded by the coding sequence ATGGCTTTATTAGAAGTGACTGGGTTGACAATGGCCTATGCCGATAAAAAATTATATACCGATGCGGATTTTACGCTAGAGCGAGGAGAGCATTTAGGGATTGTTGGTCAAAACGGAGCCGGTAAATCGACTTTGATTAAAATTTTGACCGGAAAAGTCTTGCCAATTGCCGGTCGGATTGAATGGAAGAAAAAAATCCAGATCGGTTATTTGGATCAGTATGCCGATATTCCTTCAGGAATGAGCTTAATTGATTTTTTGCATACCGCTTACAGTGATCTTTACGATAAAGAAAAAAAGATGACTGATTTATATTCGAAGTATGCCGAGCTTGTCGATGACAAATTGTTGGAACGGGCGACGCGTTTTCAAAATGAATTGGATGCAGCCGATTTTTATTCGATTGATAATAATGTCGAACAGGTTATTACCGGCTTAGGCTTGGATTCGATCGGTCGCGATCACATTATCTCTGAAATGTCGGGTGGCCAGCGGGCAAAAATTATTTTGGCAAAACTGCTTTTAGAAGGTAATGATGTCATTATTCTTGATGAGCCGACCAATTATCTGGATGTTTCCCATATTAAGTGGCTGGAAGGATATTTACAAAATTATGACGGAGCCGCTTTAATTATCAGCCATGATTTTGACTTTCTAAACAACGTTGCCAACGTGATCTTGGACGTGTCTTTTAACACTTTGACAAAGTATCGTGGAAATTTCGATCAGGCGATGCGGCAAAAAACAGAAAAAACCGAGCAGCAGTTGCGGGCTTATAACAAACAGCAGGAAGTTATTAAGAAAACAAAGACTTTTATTCAAAAGAATAAGGCACGTGCTTCAACAACCGGACGAGCTAAGTCGCGAGAGAAAATGTTGGCTCATATGGATATCATTGAGCCACCGCAGACTAATCCAAAGGCGACTTTTAAATTTCCTTATATTGAATCTCAGTCGACCGATGCTTTGAAAGCGGAAAGATTAGTGGTTGGATATGATCCTAAAAAACCGGTCTTGAATCCGATCACTTTCAGCATGTCTTCAGGTGACAAAATTGTTTTTACCGGTTTTAACGGTGCCGGTAAGTCAACTTTAATTAAAACCCTGCTTGGTGTTTTACCGGCTATTTCCGGTAAATCGAAATTTTCTCCGTCAGCAAAGACGAATTACTTTGATCAGGATTTAATTTGGGATGATGATAAAAAGACGCCTTTGCAGATCATGCAGGCTGCTTATCCTTTAGAAGAACAGAAACAACTGCGCCAGAGGCTTGGTGCGGCTGGTATCAATGCAGATAACGCGACTAAGCAAATGCGTTTATTGTCTGGTGGCGAACAAACAAAAGTTAAATTGGCGCTCATGGAGTTAACACCATCAAATTTCTTGATTTTAGACGAACCGACCAATCACTTGGATGAAGCAACTAAAAATTCTTTGAAAAAAGCAATTCAAAAATTCGATGGCAGTTTGATCCTTGTTACTCACGAACGGAGTTTTTATGAAGGCTGGATCGATAAAGTCATCGATATTGCTTCCATGTCGAATATGCAGCCGGGAGAAGTGGAAGAATAA
- a CDS encoding lactoylglutathione lyase, whose translation MRPKIIPADDIKRAYRFYRDVFEFLRNPKDQTTLIVDGQPIKFVKSSQRIELELLVRDHLHEIREHLTNNFLTEIAEPEHRFNKKIALRVHDSEGNTVIIEGNEDN comes from the coding sequence ATGCGTCCAAAAATAATTCCGGCCGACGATATAAAGCGTGCTTATCGCTTTTATCGGGACGTTTTTGAATTCCTTCGCAATCCAAAGGATCAAACAACATTAATTGTTGACGGCCAACCGATAAAATTTGTCAAAAGCTCACAAAGAATCGAACTCGAACTGCTCGTACGCGATCATCTTCATGAAATTCGCGAACATTTAACCAATAATTTTTTAACAGAAATAGCCGAACCGGAACATCGTTTTAATAAAAAAATTGCCTTGAGAGTCCATGACTCGGAAGGCAATACAGTTATTATCGAGGGTAATGAGGATAATTAA
- the pta gene encoding phosphate acetyltransferase has translation MTNLFTELADKIKGKNLRLVFPEGDDPRIQGAAIRLKKDDLLTPILLGDHAAVEKTAADNNFDLNEIEIIDPVKFDGTQFNQLVDKLVARRKGKTDAQTAAMWLQEVNYFGTMLVYTGRADAMVSGAVHPTGDTVRPALQIIKTAPGVSRISGAFIMQKGVERYLFADSAINIELDAETLAEIAVQSAATAKIFGIDPKVAMLSFSTKGSAKHELVDKVVQATKLAREMAPELADSIDGELQFDAAFVESVAKSKAPGSKVAGHANVFIFPSLEAGNIGYKIAQRLGGYEAIGPILQGLAAPVSDLSRGASEEDAYKVAIITAAQALKD, from the coding sequence ATGACAAATTTATTTACTGAGTTGGCTGATAAAATTAAAGGGAAAAACCTGCGGCTCGTTTTTCCCGAAGGTGATGACCCAAGAATTCAGGGTGCGGCTATCCGTTTAAAAAAGGATGATTTGCTAACTCCGATATTATTGGGTGACCATGCAGCAGTTGAAAAAACAGCTGCGGATAACAATTTCGATCTAAATGAAATTGAAATTATCGACCCGGTTAAATTCGATGGAACTCAGTTCAACCAATTGGTTGATAAACTGGTGGCTCGTCGAAAAGGGAAAACCGACGCGCAAACGGCAGCTATGTGGTTGCAGGAAGTAAACTATTTTGGCACGATGCTTGTTTATACCGGCAGAGCCGATGCAATGGTTTCCGGTGCTGTCCATCCAACTGGCGATACGGTTCGTCCGGCTTTACAAATTATTAAGACGGCTCCTGGTGTTAGTCGTATTTCCGGTGCTTTTATTATGCAAAAAGGGGTTGAACGCTATCTTTTCGCCGATTCGGCGATTAATATCGAACTCGATGCAGAGACTTTGGCTGAAATTGCCGTTCAATCGGCTGCTACGGCTAAAATATTTGGAATTGATCCAAAAGTTGCTATGCTGAGTTTTTCGACCAAAGGATCGGCAAAACACGAATTAGTCGATAAAGTTGTTCAAGCAACCAAATTGGCACGGGAAATGGCGCCGGAACTAGCTGATAGTATCGATGGAGAGTTGCAATTCGATGCAGCTTTTGTCGAATCGGTCGCCAAATCAAAGGCGCCGGGATCGAAAGTTGCCGGGCATGCGAATGTATTCATTTTTCCAAGTCTCGAAGCTGGAAATATTGGTTACAAAATTGCCCAACGCCTGGGTGGCTATGAAGCAATCGGCCCCATTTTACAAGGATTGGCAGCGCCTGTTTCCGACCTGTCACGCGGCGCGAGCGAAGAAGATGCCTACAAAGTAGCTATTATCACTGCTGCTCAAGCATTGAAAGATTAA
- a CDS encoding uracil-DNA glycosylase, with translation MKDYLVNLKKTDWYPHLKPVLGLVYLKQINDFLNKAYTGSLRVFPPEDKIFSAMLYTSLANTKVVIVGQDPYHEFGQAQGLSFSVPDDFPAPSSLQNIHKEIASDLGKTRSSHDLIPWAKQGVLLLNSVLTVEEHKANSHAGLIWEKFTDSVIQLASAEPQPKVFILWGSFARKKAVLIDQEKDLIVQSAHPSGFSANRGFFGSKPFSQTNDWLLSHDRTAIDWLK, from the coding sequence GTGAAAGATTATTTAGTTAACTTAAAAAAGACTGATTGGTATCCACACTTAAAACCGGTTCTGGGTTTGGTGTATCTGAAGCAGATTAATGACTTTCTTAATAAGGCTTATACTGGATCGCTTCGGGTTTTTCCACCGGAGGACAAAATTTTTTCGGCGATGCTTTATACGAGCCTGGCAAATACAAAGGTTGTGATTGTTGGCCAGGATCCATACCATGAATTTGGCCAGGCACAAGGTCTCAGCTTTAGTGTACCGGACGATTTTCCTGCTCCAAGCAGTCTGCAGAATATTCATAAAGAAATTGCCAGTGACCTTGGAAAAACACGTAGTTCGCATGATTTGATACCCTGGGCTAAACAAGGTGTACTACTTTTGAATTCTGTTTTAACTGTTGAAGAACATAAAGCCAATTCGCATGCTGGACTTATCTGGGAAAAATTTACTGATTCGGTTATCCAGTTAGCCAGTGCCGAACCACAGCCGAAAGTCTTTATTTTGTGGGGAAGTTTTGCTCGAAAAAAAGCAGTTTTGATTGATCAAGAAAAAGATTTGATCGTTCAGTCGGCCCATCCATCGGGATTTTCGGCAAATCGAGGTTTCTTCGGTAGCAAACCTTTCAGTCAAACAAATGATTGGCTGCTTTCACACGACCGAACGGCAATTGATTGGTTGAAATAG
- the smpB gene encoding SsrA-binding protein SmpB, protein MAKKDKHDDALARNRRASFNYFIGETYEAGIQLTGTEIKSVRLGQITIGDAYITIRNQQAYLNNANISPYKQGNQFNVDPLRRRKLLLHKKEILALDRAVSKEGKTIIPLRVYIVKGFAKILIAIGTGKKNYDKRQTIKERDLKRELGKNLKNFH, encoded by the coding sequence ATGGCCAAAAAAGATAAGCATGATGATGCCCTAGCAAGAAATCGTCGAGCATCTTTTAATTATTTTATTGGCGAGACTTATGAAGCGGGCATCCAGCTTACCGGTACCGAAATTAAATCGGTTCGTCTTGGCCAAATCACAATCGGGGATGCTTACATCACGATTCGCAACCAGCAAGCCTATTTAAACAACGCCAATATTTCTCCTTATAAGCAGGGGAACCAATTTAATGTCGATCCATTACGGCGGCGCAAATTACTTTTGCATAAAAAAGAGATCCTTGCGCTTGATCGGGCAGTTTCCAAAGAAGGGAAAACAATTATTCCTTTGCGTGTTTACATTGTCAAAGGTTTCGCCAAAATCTTAATTGCGATTGGAACCGGTAAAAAGAATTATGACAAACGGCAAACAATAAAAGAACGTGATCTAAAACGAGAGTTGGGAAAAAATCTAAAGAATTTTCATTGA